In Acidobacteriota bacterium, a genomic segment contains:
- a CDS encoding response regulator yields MGKRVLVVDDDADVLELTSTVLRDGGYVVTTAGNGRDGLQAARRENPDLILLDINMPGIDGWEALRLLRLDEITRRSRVAMFSIRYDLREKLEALKRSADDYIVKPFAYDELLERVGRLVSIERTGAHHEEVITGG; encoded by the coding sequence TTGGGAAAGCGGGTGCTCGTCGTCGACGACGACGCGGACGTGCTCGAGCTGACGTCCACCGTCCTGCGTGACGGGGGATACGTGGTCACCACCGCAGGGAACGGCCGCGACGGTCTCCAGGCGGCGCGACGCGAGAATCCCGATCTCATCCTCCTCGACATCAACATGCCGGGAATCGACGGGTGGGAGGCCCTCAGGCTGCTGCGGCTCGACGAGATCACCCGGCGCTCACGGGTCGCCATGTTCTCGATCCGGTACGATCTGCGCGAGAAGCTGGAGGCTCTGAAGCGGTCGGCGGACGATTACATCGTGAAGCCGTTCGCCTACGACGAATTGCTGGAGCGCGTCGGCCGTCTCGTCTCCATCGAGCGGACGGGGGCCCACCACGAAGAGGTCATCACCGGCGGCTGA